In a single window of the Amycolatopsis sp. cg5 genome:
- the rplW gene encoding 50S ribosomal protein L23 codes for MSAIAIPDYHDILLAPVISEKSYGLLEDHKYTFVVRPDANKTQIKIAVEKVFGVKVVSVNTLNRNGKRKRTRTGFGKRKDTKRAVVTLSAESKPIEIFGGPAA; via the coding sequence GTGAGTGCGATCGCCATTCCTGACTACCACGACATCTTGCTCGCGCCGGTGATCTCCGAGAAGTCCTACGGACTGCTCGAGGACCACAAGTACACGTTCGTCGTGCGCCCCGACGCCAACAAGACCCAGATCAAGATCGCGGTCGAGAAGGTGTTCGGCGTCAAGGTCGTCAGCGTGAACACGTTGAACCGCAACGGAAAGCGCAAGCGGACCCGCACCGGTTTCGGTAAGCGCAAGGACACCAAGCGCGCTGTCGTGACTCTTTCGGCTGAGAGCAAGCCGATCGAGATCTTCGGCGGACCCGCGGCGTAA
- the rpsJ gene encoding 30S ribosomal protein S10, producing the protein MAGQKIRIRLKAYDHEAIDTSARKIVETVTRTGARVVGPVPLPTEKNVYCVIRSPHKYKDSREHFEMRTHKRLIDILDPTPKTVDALMRIDLPASVDVNIQ; encoded by the coding sequence ATGGCGGGACAAAAGATCCGCATCCGGCTCAAGGCCTACGACCACGAGGCGATCGACACCTCGGCGCGCAAGATCGTTGAGACGGTCACCCGCACCGGCGCCCGTGTTGTCGGGCCGGTGCCGCTGCCCACCGAGAAGAACGTTTACTGCGTGATCCGCTCGCCGCACAAGTACAAGGACTCGCGCGAGCACTTCGAGATGCGCACGCACAAGCGTCTGATCGACATCCTCGACCCCACGCCGAAGACGGTTGACGCGCTCATGCGCATCGACCTCCCGGCGAGCGTCGACGTCAACATCCAGTAA
- the rplD gene encoding 50S ribosomal protein L4, with protein MSTLELKTPAGAAEGSVELPAEIFDVQANVALMHQVVIGQLAAARQGTHSTKTRGEVSGGGKKPYRQKGTGRARQGSTRAPQFVGGGVVHGPQPRDYTQRTPKKMKAAALRGALSDRVRHGQLHIVTELVTGEKPSTKSAKAAVRAITQAKRVLVVLHRDDELSWQSAQNLADLHLITPDQLNTYDVLVNDDVVFTKAAYDVFVAGPARGKGATAVARSSELEGSDEQ; from the coding sequence ATGAGCACGCTCGAGCTGAAGACCCCGGCCGGCGCCGCGGAAGGTTCCGTGGAGCTGCCCGCCGAGATCTTCGACGTGCAGGCCAACGTGGCCCTCATGCACCAGGTGGTCATCGGTCAGCTGGCCGCTGCCCGCCAGGGCACGCACTCCACGAAGACCCGTGGCGAGGTCTCCGGTGGTGGCAAGAAGCCGTACCGCCAGAAGGGCACCGGCCGCGCCCGCCAGGGTTCGACCCGTGCGCCGCAGTTCGTCGGTGGTGGCGTCGTCCACGGCCCGCAGCCGCGCGACTACACCCAGCGGACCCCGAAGAAGATGAAGGCCGCCGCCCTGCGTGGCGCCCTCTCCGACCGGGTTCGCCACGGCCAGCTGCACATCGTGACCGAGCTGGTGACCGGCGAGAAGCCGTCCACCAAGTCGGCCAAGGCCGCCGTCCGCGCCATCACCCAGGCCAAGCGCGTTCTCGTGGTGCTGCACCGCGACGACGAGCTGAGCTGGCAGTCGGCGCAGAACCTGGCCGACCTTCACCTGATCACGCCGGACCAGCTCAACACCTATGACGTGCTGGTCAACGACGACGTGGTGTTCACCAAGGCCGCTTACGACGTCTTCGTCGCCGGTCCCGCCAGGGGCAAGGGCGCGACGGCCGTCGCACGGTCGAGCGAGCTCGAAGGGAGTGACGAGCAGTGA
- the rplB gene encoding 50S ribosomal protein L2 produces MGIRKYKPTTPGRRGSSVSDFAEITRSTPEKSLLRPLSKTGGRNASGKITTRHKGGGHKRAYRLIDFRRNDKDGVPAKVAHIEYDPNRSARIALLHYADGEKRYIIAPEKLKQGDTVENGPRADIKPGNNLPLRNIPVGTVIHAIELRPGGGAKIARSAGVKVQLVAKDGPYAQLRLPSGEIRNVDVRNRATIGEVGNSDHSNINWGKAGRNRWRGKRPTVRGVVMNPVDHPHGGGEGKTSGGRHPVNPNGKPEGRTRRRKASDALIVRRRRTGKNKR; encoded by the coding sequence ATGGGTATCCGTAAGTACAAGCCGACTACGCCGGGCCGTCGTGGCTCCAGCGTCTCCGACTTCGCCGAGATCACTCGGTCGACCCCGGAGAAGTCGCTGCTGCGCCCGCTGAGCAAGACCGGCGGCCGTAACGCGTCCGGCAAGATCACCACCCGGCACAAGGGTGGCGGCCACAAGCGCGCGTACCGGCTGATCGACTTCCGCCGGAACGACAAGGACGGCGTTCCCGCCAAGGTCGCGCACATCGAGTACGACCCCAACCGGTCCGCTCGTATCGCGCTCCTGCACTACGCCGACGGCGAGAAGCGCTACATCATCGCGCCGGAGAAGCTGAAGCAGGGTGACACGGTCGAGAACGGCCCCCGCGCCGACATCAAGCCGGGCAACAACCTGCCGCTGCGCAACATCCCCGTCGGTACCGTGATCCACGCGATCGAGCTCCGCCCCGGTGGCGGCGCGAAGATCGCCCGGTCCGCCGGTGTGAAGGTGCAGCTCGTCGCCAAGGACGGTCCGTACGCCCAGCTGCGTCTCCCCTCGGGCGAGATCCGCAACGTGGACGTGCGCAACCGCGCCACCATCGGCGAGGTCGGCAACTCCGACCACTCGAACATCAACTGGGGCAAGGCGGGTCGTAACCGCTGGCGCGGCAAGCGCCCCACCGTCCGTGGTGTCGTCATGAACCCGGTCGACCACCCGCATGGTGGTGGTGAGGGTAAGACCTCCGGTGGTCGCCACCCGGTCAACCCGAACGGTAAGCCCGAGGGCCGCACCCGTCGCCGCAAGGCTTCGGACGCTCTCATCGTCCGCCGCCGTCGCACCGGCAA
- the rplC gene encoding 50S ribosomal protein L3, with protein MSDRQVKGILGTKLGMTQVFDENNRIIPVTVVQAGPNVVTQVRTKETDGYTAVQLAFGAVDPRKVNKPETGHFTKAGVTPRRYLAELRTTDAETYEIGQEITAEVFAAGAEVDVTGTSKGKGYAGVMKRHGFKGQGASHGAQAVHRRPGSIGGCATPGRVFKGVRMAGRMGQDKVTTQGLTVHAVRAEDGLLLIKGAVPGPKGGVVFVRNAVKGGVTE; from the coding sequence ATGTCTGACAGGCAAGTGAAGGGCATCCTGGGCACCAAGCTCGGCATGACCCAGGTCTTCGACGAGAACAACCGGATCATCCCGGTGACCGTCGTACAGGCCGGACCGAACGTGGTCACCCAGGTTCGTACCAAGGAAACCGACGGCTACACCGCCGTCCAGCTGGCGTTCGGCGCCGTTGACCCGCGCAAGGTCAACAAGCCCGAGACGGGCCACTTCACCAAGGCTGGCGTGACGCCCCGGCGTTACCTCGCCGAGCTGCGCACGACCGACGCGGAGACCTACGAGATCGGCCAGGAGATCACCGCTGAGGTGTTCGCCGCTGGCGCCGAGGTCGACGTGACCGGCACCAGCAAGGGCAAGGGCTACGCCGGTGTCATGAAGCGCCACGGCTTCAAGGGCCAGGGCGCTTCCCACGGTGCGCAGGCCGTGCACCGTCGTCCCGGTTCCATCGGTGGCTGCGCCACCCCCGGCCGCGTCTTCAAGGGCGTTCGCATGGCCGGCCGCATGGGCCAGGACAAGGTCACCACGCAGGGCCTCACCGTGCACGCCGTGCGTGCCGAAGACGGCCTGCTCCTCATCAAGGGTGCCGTCCCCGGCCCCAAGGGCGGCGTCGTGTTCGTCCGTAACGCCGTGAAGGGTGGTGTCACCGAATGA